GCTACAAGCGTCGACAACATGAAGCTATGGCGTTATGCTGAGGTCAACGAAGAAGCCTGGTCATCAGAGGCTGATGACTGAATCAGGGTGGCCGAATGTAAGATGGCAAGGGCGATGAGTCGGTGTGAATGGACATCGATATATCGGTATGAGCAGATATCGATTGGTCGACGTAGAAAAATATCGAGTAGCCGGCGTGAGCAGAAATCGGAGTCGACAGAAAGGAACAAGCAGTACGAGAATAGGCGGCAGTACGAGTAGAGCGGTAGTACGAGAACAGCAGGAGTACGAGAGCAGCAGAAGTACAAGCAGAACCGTGATCAGCAGTGAAGCAGAACAGCCGTGCGTGTCATCGTATTCAGCAGTATTCAATTATCAATAATCAATTATCCTAAACTTACGTTATAACttacaatattataataaaactaagGCAACAAGccttatatacatacttaaatacaatatgtagCCCATGTGTGCATGCAAAATGGCGACACTGCAGAAATAGTATGAAATGTGAGGTTAAGTTCAGGCAGGCTTTGATGttctattaatttcaatttaatttataagattattattattattattattattattattattattattattattattattattattattattattattattattattattattattattattattattattattattattattattattattattattattattaattattattcttaattttacaTCGCAGACAATAATGAGACAGTGTCGCAGCAGCCACCGGATGCACTGGAGCAAcgtcaaatatttttaaaagagtTGAAACGTATTGATTGGTTGGTTCAAAACTTAGGGAGTGCAAGCGATTCACTCATGGAACAAATAGATGATAAATTGAATACGTTGGTAACACTCCTGCTAACAAATAATAGCAATGAtgctcagcagcagccgaaggAAACAACCCTTGTATATGCGATGACTGGAAGTGACCCTGTTCACATCGAAAATAGTGTGAAAGCGGTAGAAATTTCCGGCGTT
This Drosophila nasuta strain 15112-1781.00 unplaced genomic scaffold, ASM2355853v1 ctg16_pilon, whole genome shotgun sequence DNA region includes the following protein-coding sequences:
- the LOC132797639 gene encoding uncharacterized protein LOC132797639 translates to MSDNNETVSQQPPDALEQRQIFLKELKRIDWLVQNLGSASDSLMEQIDDKLNTLVTLLLTNNSNDAQQQPKETTLVYAMTGSDPVHIENSVKAVEISGVKTYLLHRN